From Humisphaera borealis, the proteins below share one genomic window:
- a CDS encoding ExbD/TolR family protein: MRKTFLTPAHMHAGPNMTPLVDIVMVILIFLMLAGSFGIAEHTLKGKLPESPVACGPTATTLIDKLPTRIDIHVSRSTAGFDVLQLAGETVSSSEALTAKLKERHAQFVAAGSADEVEIVIRPTGDSAWAPVIATYDAALRAEFKKVNFAYAK; this comes from the coding sequence GTGCGAAAGACCTTCCTGACACCGGCTCACATGCACGCCGGTCCGAACATGACACCGCTGGTTGATATCGTGATGGTGATCCTGATCTTCCTGATGCTCGCGGGGAGCTTCGGTATTGCCGAACACACGCTGAAGGGAAAGTTGCCTGAAAGCCCCGTTGCTTGCGGTCCGACCGCGACCACGTTGATCGACAAACTTCCGACGCGCATCGACATTCACGTCAGCCGTTCGACGGCAGGATTTGACGTGCTTCAACTCGCCGGTGAAACGGTAAGCAGCAGCGAAGCGCTCACGGCGAAGCTGAAGGAACGTCACGCGCAGTTCGTCGCGGCCGGCTCGGCCGACGAGGTCGAGATCGTCATCCGTCCCACCGGCGACAGCGCCTGGGCACCGGTCATCGCGACGTACGACGCAGCGCTTCGGGCGGAGTTCAAGAAGGTGAACTTCGCGTACGCGAAATGA
- a CDS encoding serine/threonine protein kinase, which translates to MGASLETIGNRVRELFFEAVETGTTDPADFIARRCRDLPPGERSDLLDLLRAHQSAGQFMAEPTFDDNSGPSNFSSKPAELPVSVGPYRVIRELGEGGFGSVYLAEQARPVRRQVALKVIKPGMDSRQVLLRFDAERQVLALMEHPNVARVFDAGTTEAGRPWFAMERVDGPPITAYVQGRRLSLAATLELFLGVCRGVGHAHQKGVIHRDIKPANVLVAEIDTRPVAKVIDFGIAKALHENLIDYTATADPLRGIGTPQYMSPEQAGGPGTIDVRTDVYALGVMLYELLTGLPPVDPERLRSADPFERLRIVREEEFPTPSRRLEQYLQSAGPGSRAAAEGARRSGEIRDLEIRVREIRGELDWITTRATEKDQDRRYGSVAELADDIERYLSDRPLRAVPPTLVYRTTKFVRRNRVAVVAAATVLLAVLVGGSLAAAGYLRARDERAERVRQEQVSAASLQLADERKLRAAQAEAAAAYQGSLVVSAQGALSALCLPLANETDEQRAASIERLSHLADRLDKGTVDPPDELAGPLEAALAFSFNAYGQAARAEDRARKSVAILRRLGTAYREKLGMTLTILASAIAGQKRYDEADTAFKEAVDVFSETDPQSGGCRRPGALLNLAINRINAGNELAAVETAEEAIAATVALPDRRQEERQYARSVSKAFARRGNEPMARMYAERAEAVPVE; encoded by the coding sequence ATGGGTGCGTCGCTGGAGACTATCGGGAATCGCGTCCGCGAACTGTTCTTTGAAGCAGTGGAAACCGGCACGACCGATCCCGCCGACTTTATTGCACGCCGATGCCGCGACCTGCCGCCCGGCGAACGGTCGGACCTGCTCGACCTCCTCCGCGCGCATCAGTCGGCCGGGCAGTTCATGGCCGAGCCGACGTTCGACGACAACAGCGGGCCTTCCAACTTCTCTTCAAAACCCGCCGAACTGCCCGTGTCCGTCGGGCCTTACCGGGTGATTCGGGAGCTCGGCGAAGGGGGCTTCGGTTCGGTGTATCTGGCCGAGCAGGCCAGGCCGGTCCGCCGGCAGGTGGCGCTCAAGGTCATCAAGCCGGGGATGGACAGCCGGCAGGTGCTGCTGCGGTTCGACGCCGAGCGGCAGGTGCTTGCGTTGATGGAGCACCCGAACGTGGCCCGCGTGTTCGACGCCGGTACCACCGAGGCCGGCCGGCCCTGGTTCGCGATGGAGCGCGTCGACGGGCCGCCGATCACCGCGTACGTTCAGGGCCGCCGGTTGTCGCTCGCCGCGACGCTGGAATTATTCCTCGGCGTGTGCCGCGGCGTCGGACATGCGCACCAGAAAGGCGTGATCCACCGCGACATCAAGCCGGCCAACGTGCTGGTGGCGGAGATCGATACCCGGCCGGTCGCGAAGGTGATCGATTTCGGCATCGCCAAGGCGTTGCACGAGAACCTGATCGACTACACGGCGACGGCGGACCCTCTTCGCGGCATCGGCACGCCACAGTACATGAGCCCCGAGCAGGCCGGCGGTCCGGGGACGATCGACGTACGCACCGACGTCTACGCGCTGGGCGTGATGCTCTACGAACTGCTGACCGGCCTGCCCCCGGTCGATCCGGAGCGTTTGCGGTCGGCCGACCCGTTCGAGCGACTGCGGATCGTCCGCGAGGAAGAGTTCCCCACGCCGAGCCGACGACTGGAGCAATACCTGCAATCGGCCGGGCCGGGCTCTCGCGCGGCGGCGGAGGGTGCGAGGCGTTCCGGGGAGATTCGTGACTTGGAGATTCGTGTCAGGGAGATTCGCGGGGAACTCGACTGGATCACCACTCGCGCCACTGAGAAGGACCAGGACCGCCGGTATGGGTCGGTCGCCGAACTCGCCGACGACATTGAGCGATACCTGAGCGATCGCCCCCTTCGCGCGGTGCCGCCGACACTCGTCTACCGCACGACCAAGTTCGTCCGTCGGAATCGCGTCGCGGTCGTCGCGGCCGCAACGGTCCTCCTGGCGGTGCTGGTCGGCGGATCACTCGCGGCGGCCGGGTATCTCCGGGCCCGCGACGAACGCGCCGAACGGGTGCGGCAGGAACAGGTGTCGGCGGCAAGCCTGCAACTGGCCGACGAACGGAAGTTGCGGGCCGCACAGGCCGAGGCGGCCGCGGCGTACCAAGGCAGTCTTGTCGTGTCCGCCCAGGGCGCCCTCAGCGCGTTGTGCCTGCCGCTGGCCAACGAGACCGACGAACAGCGGGCGGCGTCGATCGAACGGCTCAGTCACCTGGCGGACAGGCTCGACAAAGGCACCGTCGATCCGCCCGACGAGCTGGCCGGCCCGCTCGAAGCGGCGCTTGCGTTCAGCTTCAACGCCTACGGGCAGGCCGCCCGGGCCGAGGACCGCGCCCGAAAGTCCGTCGCCATTCTCCGCCGGCTGGGGACGGCCTACCGTGAAAAACTCGGGATGACGCTGACCATCCTGGCGTCGGCGATCGCGGGCCAGAAGCGATACGACGAGGCCGACACGGCTTTCAAGGAGGCGGTCGATGTGTTCAGCGAGACCGATCCACAGTCGGGCGGATGCCGCCGGCCCGGTGCGCTGCTGAACCTTGCGATCAACCGGATCAACGCCGGGAACGAGCTCGCCGCGGTGGAGACGGCGGAGGAAGCGATCGCCGCGACCGTTGCCCTCCCGGACCGACGGCAGGAGGAGCGGCAGTACGCCCGATCGGTCAGCAAGGCGTTTGCCCGCCGGGGGAATGAGCCGATGGCCCGAATGTATGCCGAACGGGCCGAGGCGGTTCCGGTGGAATAG
- a CDS encoding PH domain-containing protein, producing MQKPPDESRIDEHRGADLASRRDADDYCAAASPGAAAVAPKRPMSPALAILLTGHVLRDGEVVQLILKPSVWFIPLTSLVFAAAMAMCAMAAKLWLPPHAAWYYLEAAIFLVAGRLMWATIQWVNRLYILTDQRVVRLSGAFQVEIFDCPLRRISQTRVIVNFRERILRLGSIEIQPADDRKSPGMWQTISHPREVESIIREAMSKAQHGGGA from the coding sequence TTGCAGAAACCACCCGACGAATCTCGCATCGATGAGCATCGCGGGGCTGATTTAGCAAGCCGCCGCGACGCCGATGACTATTGCGCCGCCGCCAGTCCCGGGGCGGCGGCGGTCGCTCCTAAACGGCCGATGTCGCCGGCGCTGGCGATTCTCCTGACGGGTCACGTGCTGCGCGACGGTGAGGTCGTGCAGTTGATTCTTAAGCCTTCGGTCTGGTTCATCCCCCTGACCAGCCTGGTCTTCGCCGCCGCCATGGCCATGTGCGCCATGGCCGCCAAGCTCTGGCTTCCGCCTCACGCCGCCTGGTATTACCTTGAGGCGGCAATCTTCCTGGTCGCCGGGCGATTGATGTGGGCCACCATCCAGTGGGTGAATCGGCTTTACATCCTGACGGATCAGCGCGTGGTCAGGCTCAGCGGCGCATTCCAGGTCGAGATCTTCGACTGCCCCCTTCGCCGGATCAGCCAGACTCGGGTGATCGTCAACTTCCGCGAGCGGATCCTGCGTCTGGGGTCGATCGAGATTCAACCCGCCGACGACCGCAAATCGCCAGGCATGTGGCAGACCATCTCCCATCCCAGGGAAGTGGAGTCGATCATTCGCGAAGCAATGAGCAAAGCTCAGCACGGCGGCGGGGCCTGA
- a CDS encoding YnfA family protein, with the protein MVRSLLLFLLTAIAEIVGCYLPFLWLRKGGSVWLVLPAAISLSAFAYLLTLHPTDAGRTYAAYGGVYIAVAVFWIWYADGVRPDRWDLLGAAVCLFGMAIIMFGPRAQ; encoded by the coding sequence ATGGTACGAAGCCTGCTGCTGTTTCTTCTGACCGCGATCGCAGAGATCGTCGGCTGTTACCTTCCGTTTCTGTGGCTGCGCAAGGGCGGATCGGTGTGGCTCGTACTACCAGCCGCAATCAGTCTGTCGGCGTTTGCCTATTTGCTGACGCTTCATCCCACGGACGCAGGTCGTACATACGCCGCTTATGGCGGCGTTTATATCGCCGTCGCCGTGTTCTGGATCTGGTATGCCGACGGCGTCCGTCCGGACCGCTGGGACCTGCTGGGCGCAGCCGTCTGCCTGTTCGGCATGGCGATCATCATGTTCGGGCCGCGAGCCCAATAA
- a CDS encoding DMT family protein produces the protein MKTILLLILSNVFMTFAWYGHLRWFPEAKDKPAPLFLVILLSWGIAFFEYCFQVPGNRIGRNHEGFTTGQLKVMQEIITLVVFVVFSWTFLKEPLAWNYFVAFGLMVAAAFFVFAV, from the coding sequence ATGAAAACGATTTTGCTATTGATCCTGTCTAATGTGTTCATGACCTTCGCGTGGTACGGCCATCTCCGATGGTTCCCCGAGGCCAAGGATAAGCCGGCGCCGCTGTTCCTGGTGATCCTGCTCAGTTGGGGGATCGCGTTTTTCGAGTACTGCTTCCAGGTGCCGGGGAATCGCATCGGGCGGAATCACGAGGGGTTCACGACCGGACAACTGAAGGTGATGCAGGAGATCATCACGCTTGTGGTGTTCGTCGTGTTCTCCTGGACGTTTCTGAAGGAGCCGCTGGCCTGGAACTACTTCGTCGCATTCGGCCTGATGGTCGCGGCGGCGTTCTTCGTCTTTGCGGTGTGA
- a CDS encoding ExbD/TolR family protein: MKMKGAKAVHYESGPNMTPLVDVVMVILIFLMLAGSFGTGEHYMVSSVPIHSSGGGGVPPPPGWTPPVLVEIRVGTDGQAFLPSNPQKPVPHVDQVFKELSDILAKYKAEGKSPKEVEVVLRPADGTRWEALAPLYDAALRAKFEKVGFAMTGSK; the protein is encoded by the coding sequence ATGAAAATGAAAGGGGCCAAAGCGGTCCACTACGAATCGGGACCCAACATGACGCCGCTGGTCGACGTCGTGATGGTGATCCTGATCTTCCTGATGCTTGCCGGTAGTTTCGGCACGGGCGAGCATTACATGGTCAGTTCGGTGCCGATTCACTCGTCGGGTGGTGGCGGTGTGCCGCCGCCGCCGGGCTGGACACCGCCGGTGCTCGTCGAGATCCGCGTCGGGACCGACGGTCAGGCGTTCCTGCCGTCCAACCCCCAGAAGCCGGTCCCGCACGTGGACCAGGTCTTCAAGGAGCTGTCCGATATCCTGGCCAAGTACAAGGCCGAGGGTAAGAGCCCCAAGGAGGTCGAAGTCGTCCTCCGCCCGGCCGACGGTACGCGGTGGGAAGCGCTGGCGCCGCTCTACGACGCCGCCCTTCGCGCCAAGTTCGAGAAGGTCGGCTTCGCTATGACCGGATCGAAGTAA
- a CDS encoding ExbD/TolR family protein, producing the protein MAKHSMPEMKEGSVNVTPLIDVVMCLIIFFMLVAKIGVSTGAAKMELPETIVGTKIENLGENLVVNVLNDPQTIINDPTTGQPKKNEKGQIQRRKLGDPYEELMVTAMVDQFQGKGEAKQIKLKGVAAGDFPFRRVLEAAIKGDPKKGLKPNPDFSVTLRAERDIEYRLLQLVLAEIAQAGVKNVNYAAVGKKMVEGAAPAH; encoded by the coding sequence ATGGCTAAGCATTCAATGCCCGAGATGAAGGAAGGCAGCGTCAACGTGACGCCCCTCATCGACGTCGTCATGTGCCTGATCATCTTCTTCATGCTGGTGGCGAAGATCGGCGTCTCCACCGGCGCTGCGAAGATGGAGCTGCCGGAAACCATCGTCGGCACCAAGATCGAAAACCTCGGCGAAAACCTCGTCGTCAACGTGCTCAACGACCCGCAGACGATCATCAACGATCCGACCACGGGCCAGCCCAAGAAAAACGAAAAGGGCCAGATCCAGCGCCGCAAGCTGGGCGACCCCTACGAGGAACTGATGGTCACCGCGATGGTGGACCAGTTCCAGGGCAAGGGCGAAGCCAAGCAGATCAAGCTCAAGGGCGTCGCCGCCGGCGACTTTCCGTTCCGGCGCGTGCTGGAGGCTGCAATCAAAGGCGACCCCAAGAAAGGCCTGAAGCCGAACCCCGATTTCTCGGTCACGCTGCGAGCCGAGCGGGACATCGAGTATCGGCTGCTCCAGCTCGTCCTGGCGGAAATCGCCCAGGCCGGTGTGAAGAACGTCAACTACGCCGCCGTTGGTAAGAAGATGGTCGAAGGCGCTGCGCCGGCGCACTGA
- a CDS encoding MotA/TolQ/ExbB proton channel family protein, with the protein MSQSPSFGAEGSKAAAIRSRLAKFGVQLFAVAVMAMVTAAAMAQAPAAEGEKKAPEGLISIVLGHIDFIFVIIAILSVIGLTLIIQGFIKNRAGVYMPEASVQHIRDLIAQKKFKELIEHTENDPSFVAQALNPALKRAPSFSSMKEAMETSIGEQTAERFRSIEYLNIIGNLGPLLGLTGTVLGMIEAFAAMNAAGGSASPGDLAGGISRALAHTFLGLFLAVPCLGCFGIIRTIVDRLTVRASLVCEELLLMVKPQEAKPAGAPGGPPQAPRPPGAPGMPAPMRKPAAPAPAPSPLP; encoded by the coding sequence ATGTCCCAGTCCCCCTCGTTCGGAGCTGAAGGCTCCAAGGCCGCTGCGATTCGCTCGCGGCTGGCAAAGTTCGGCGTGCAATTGTTTGCCGTCGCCGTGATGGCGATGGTCACCGCGGCTGCGATGGCCCAGGCCCCCGCGGCCGAAGGTGAAAAGAAGGCGCCCGAAGGCCTGATCAGTATCGTCCTCGGTCACATCGACTTCATCTTCGTGATCATCGCGATCCTGTCGGTGATCGGTCTGACCCTGATCATCCAGGGCTTCATCAAGAATCGGGCCGGCGTATACATGCCTGAAGCGTCGGTGCAGCACATTCGCGACCTGATCGCGCAGAAGAAGTTCAAGGAGCTCATCGAGCACACCGAGAACGATCCCAGCTTCGTCGCCCAGGCCCTCAACCCCGCCCTGAAGCGCGCCCCCAGCTTCAGCAGCATGAAGGAAGCGATGGAAACCTCGATCGGCGAGCAGACCGCCGAACGCTTCCGCTCGATCGAGTACTTGAACATCATCGGCAACCTTGGACCCCTGCTGGGCCTGACCGGTACGGTGCTCGGTATGATCGAAGCCTTCGCGGCGATGAACGCGGCCGGCGGCTCGGCAAGCCCGGGCGACCTGGCCGGTGGTATCAGTCGCGCTCTGGCTCACACGTTCCTTGGTCTGTTCCTGGCCGTTCCGTGCCTCGGCTGCTTCGGCATCATTCGGACGATCGTGGACCGGTTGACGGTTCGCGCGTCGCTGGTGTGCGAAGAGCTTCTCCTGATGGTCAAGCCGCAGGAAGCCAAACCGGCCGGCGCCCCCGGCGGCCCGCCGCAGGCCCCGCGTCCCCCGGGCGCTCCGGGCATGCCCGCCCCCATGCGTAAGCCGGCCGCCCCGGCACCGGCTCCGTCGCCGCTTCCATAA
- a CDS encoding response regulator transcription factor, producing MSPRVLVVEDEARLRELLERVLPGWGFEVVAARSAEEAMRLAEADPPDIIILDLNLPGEGGLSFFRRVKQRWPNVQGIVQTGFGSVESAKVAIHLEVVEFLTKPASLGELEQALDRALRRVSTTLPVIPTSPADDVQDRQDTIDIPDDAPAGAAGKTLEEVERQHILATLIRHRGNRTATASALGISRRTLYYKIEEYEKQGFKVE from the coding sequence GTGTCGCCTCGCGTTCTGGTTGTCGAGGATGAAGCCCGCCTGCGCGAGTTGTTGGAACGCGTTCTACCGGGCTGGGGATTTGAGGTCGTCGCCGCCCGATCCGCCGAAGAGGCGATGCGCCTCGCCGAGGCCGATCCACCCGACATCATCATCCTCGACCTCAATCTCCCCGGCGAAGGCGGCCTTTCGTTCTTCCGCCGGGTCAAGCAACGCTGGCCGAACGTGCAGGGGATCGTGCAGACCGGATTCGGCAGTGTCGAATCGGCGAAAGTCGCAATCCACCTCGAAGTGGTCGAGTTTCTGACCAAGCCCGCAAGTCTCGGTGAACTGGAACAGGCGCTGGACCGCGCCCTGCGTCGGGTCAGCACCACGCTGCCGGTCATCCCCACTTCGCCCGCCGACGACGTTCAGGACCGGCAGGACACTATCGACATCCCCGACGACGCCCCCGCCGGCGCGGCCGGCAAAACGCTCGAAGAGGTCGAGCGTCAGCACATCCTCGCGACACTAATCAGGCACCGCGGCAACCGAACGGCGACCGCGTCGGCGCTGGGAATCAGCCGACGAACCCTCTACTACAAGATCGAGGAGTACGAGAAGCAGGGGTTCAAGGTGGAGTGA
- a CDS encoding 3D domain-containing protein: MTTVAVIVLTAVAVFAPLASANSSKAAQRAAASGVASDAERHQALSSLVADHDAAARRAIEASRELTQDFATPASAKVSAARPAGGAELLRSAKDSAAAVAPARVADRDTRTIRMLVTAYCACKKCCGANARGVTASGKHVSYNGGRFVAADRTVLPLGTKLMIPGYHNETMVEVVDTGSAIKGNRLDVYYPSHQTALEWGKRWVDVVVVE, from the coding sequence TTGACGACGGTCGCCGTGATCGTTCTGACCGCGGTCGCGGTTTTCGCACCGCTGGCATCGGCCAATTCGAGCAAGGCGGCGCAGCGTGCGGCGGCTTCGGGAGTGGCGTCGGATGCCGAACGGCACCAGGCGCTGTCATCGCTTGTCGCCGACCACGACGCCGCCGCCCGGCGGGCGATTGAGGCGTCACGTGAGCTGACCCAGGACTTTGCGACGCCGGCATCGGCTAAGGTTTCGGCGGCTCGACCGGCCGGGGGTGCGGAACTGCTTCGTTCGGCAAAGGACTCTGCCGCCGCCGTCGCCCCCGCCCGGGTGGCGGATCGCGACACCCGCACGATTCGCATGCTGGTGACCGCTTACTGTGCGTGCAAGAAGTGCTGCGGTGCCAACGCCCGCGGGGTGACAGCGAGCGGAAAGCACGTGTCGTACAACGGCGGGCGTTTTGTGGCGGCCGATCGGACAGTACTGCCGCTGGGCACCAAGCTCATGATCCCCGGTTACCACAACGAGACGATGGTCGAAGTGGTCGATACCGGCAGCGCGATCAAGGGGAACCGCCTCGACGTCTACTATCCGAGCCATCAGACGGCATTGGAATGGGGCAAGCGGTGGGTCGATGTGGTAGTCGTGGAGTGA
- a CDS encoding DUF1579 domain-containing protein, with translation MKLTSILRRFAPALAVAGLCIGGSGLLAQEQQKKPDPASEMEAWEALQKPGPEHEALKKFVGEWTAEVTTIMPDGTTMKSTGKESAKLVLGGRFVETHFEGSMMGKPFSGQSLMGYDKMLKKYVNTWADSMSTGVMIFFGDASADGKVFTLFAEQKSADGKTEKWKSVTTLADDKAMTFEMIATLPDGKEMKIMSITYTKVK, from the coding sequence ATGAAACTCACATCAATACTGCGCCGGTTCGCGCCGGCATTGGCGGTCGCGGGTCTTTGTATCGGTGGCAGTGGCCTGCTCGCGCAGGAACAGCAGAAGAAGCCCGACCCCGCCTCCGAGATGGAAGCCTGGGAGGCTTTGCAAAAGCCCGGGCCCGAGCACGAAGCCCTTAAAAAGTTCGTCGGCGAATGGACCGCGGAGGTCACCACCATCATGCCCGACGGCACCACGATGAAATCGACGGGCAAGGAATCGGCGAAGCTGGTTCTCGGCGGCAGGTTCGTCGAGACCCACTTCGAAGGCTCCATGATGGGCAAGCCGTTCAGCGGACAGTCGCTGATGGGCTACGACAAGATGCTCAAGAAGTACGTCAACACCTGGGCCGACAGCATGTCGACCGGTGTCATGATCTTCTTCGGCGACGCCAGCGCCGACGGCAAGGTGTTCACCCTGTTCGCCGAGCAGAAGAGCGCCGACGGCAAGACCGAGAAGTGGAAGTCGGTCACCACTCTCGCGGACGACAAGGCAATGACCTTCGAGATGATCGCCACCCTGCCGGACGGCAAGGAGATGAAGATCATGTCGATCACGTATACCAAGGTGAAGTGA
- a CDS encoding vWA domain-containing protein has product MAAQPPVPPGQPMMPPGMPGGPAGMMPPGMMPPPGMKPGMPMPPKMAGPGGPPPGMPPGAKPPAPGQPGVPGQPGQPGENPEEGLPQVGFFQQPWVQNVLPFVTSLVAHAVIIILGVTLAVTVVQEGQKIVQEEQTIIPESTMAENAPPGGVPNVGTGGDPLKQAMQDTTPDAGSADGWADKQSPNVDPAAAGGGAGENSDSGLIGLGMGGLGKGGGVGTGKGNGSGGGSGDGGGPLAMFGTPGGGAIGPKGPVFGNGGNARKIVFVCDATGTMINKLGTLKHELTKAIAGLRPIQSYNVVFFTDGGKYHIADKNGLIIANPDNKRNTYTFLEDITPTGTTDPIPGIEAGFKQAPQLLYFLSDGEFNNLKSYQEVMDSFNKANVGKKVKVNTILFETYDKEAEQVMQKIAADNGGSYRYVREADLQ; this is encoded by the coding sequence ATGGCAGCGCAACCCCCCGTTCCCCCTGGACAACCCATGATGCCCCCGGGCATGCCCGGCGGCCCCGCCGGTATGATGCCTCCTGGCATGATGCCCCCTCCGGGCATGAAGCCCGGCATGCCGATGCCCCCGAAGATGGCCGGCCCCGGCGGCCCGCCCCCCGGAATGCCACCCGGCGCCAAGCCCCCGGCACCCGGACAACCCGGCGTTCCCGGCCAGCCTGGCCAGCCCGGCGAAAACCCTGAGGAGGGCCTTCCCCAGGTCGGCTTCTTTCAGCAGCCCTGGGTGCAGAACGTTCTGCCGTTCGTAACGAGCCTTGTCGCTCATGCGGTCATCATCATCCTGGGCGTCACGCTCGCGGTGACGGTGGTGCAGGAAGGTCAGAAGATCGTTCAGGAAGAGCAGACGATCATCCCCGAATCGACGATGGCCGAGAACGCCCCCCCGGGCGGCGTGCCGAACGTCGGCACCGGCGGCGACCCGCTGAAGCAGGCAATGCAGGACACCACCCCCGACGCCGGCTCCGCCGACGGCTGGGCCGACAAGCAGAGCCCCAACGTCGATCCGGCCGCGGCCGGTGGCGGCGCGGGTGAGAACTCCGACTCGGGCCTGATCGGCCTGGGTATGGGCGGTCTGGGTAAAGGCGGCGGCGTGGGCACCGGCAAGGGCAACGGCTCGGGCGGTGGCTCGGGTGACGGCGGCGGCCCGCTCGCCATGTTCGGCACCCCCGGCGGTGGCGCGATCGGCCCCAAGGGTCCGGTCTTCGGTAACGGCGGCAACGCCCGCAAGATCGTTTTCGTCTGCGACGCCACCGGCACCATGATCAACAAGCTCGGCACCCTCAAGCACGAGCTGACCAAGGCGATCGCCGGCCTGCGGCCGATCCAGTCGTACAACGTCGTCTTCTTCACCGACGGCGGCAAGTATCACATCGCCGACAAGAACGGCCTGATCATCGCCAACCCCGACAACAAGCGCAATACCTACACCTTCCTCGAAGACATCACCCCGACCGGTACGACCGACCCGATCCCGGGCATCGAAGCCGGCTTTAAGCAGGCCCCCCAGCTGCTCTACTTCCTGTCGGACGGCGAGTTCAACAACCTCAAGAGCTATCAGGAAGTAATGGACTCGTTCAACAAGGCCAACGTCGGCAAGAAGGTCAAGGTCAACACGATCCTGTTCGAGACCTACGACAAGGAAGCCGAGCAGGTTATGCAGAAAATTGCGGCAGACAATGGCGGCAGCTATCGCTATGTGCGCGAGGCGGATCTGCAGTAG
- the hpt gene encoding hypoxanthine phosphoribosyltransferase, translating to MQGDIEKVLITQEQIAARVKEMAARIVADHGGTDGELAEVTIVPILTGAMIFAADLTRHIPFAMKIGLLTVSSYPGSSLRTQGAQLLGSQLGDVRGRHVVILDDILDSGGTLRLITPIVKELGAESVRTAVLLRKDRPEARSTHVDYWGFEIPDEFVVGYGLDYNNYYRNLPYIGTLTPEAIARGRE from the coding sequence ATGCAAGGCGACATCGAGAAGGTGTTGATCACCCAGGAGCAAATCGCGGCGCGGGTCAAAGAGATGGCGGCGCGCATCGTTGCTGACCACGGCGGCACCGACGGCGAACTGGCCGAGGTGACGATCGTGCCGATCCTCACCGGCGCGATGATCTTCGCCGCCGACCTGACCCGTCACATCCCCTTCGCGATGAAGATTGGCCTGCTCACCGTCAGCAGCTACCCGGGATCCAGCCTGCGCACGCAGGGCGCTCAACTGCTGGGAAGCCAGCTCGGCGACGTGCGGGGGCGGCATGTTGTGATTCTTGACGACATCCTCGACAGCGGCGGCACGCTTCGGCTGATCACGCCGATCGTCAAGGAACTGGGCGCCGAGTCGGTCCGCACCGCGGTCCTGCTTCGCAAAGACCGGCCCGAGGCCCGTTCGACGCATGTCGATTACTGGGGTTTCGAGATCCCCGATGAGTTCGTTGTCGGTTACGGTTTGGACTACAACAACTACTACCGCAACCTCCCCTACATCGGTACGCTGACCCCCGAAGCAATCGCCCGCGGCCGGGAGTAA